aatgCAAACGTTGTCTCTCACATTACGAAGGACACGCGGTATCAGCAGACTAAATATCAACAACTTTACAACCGATGATCCTGATCATATTGCTAAATACTGTTGTTCATTTTATGAAAATCTGTATGGTTCTAACCACTGTCAaacctcaactgactccttaTTGAACAATTTAATAGTGAAACCAATTTCTAACATTGACCAGAAACACTGTGAGGAGCCAATCACCATTCATGAAATTCTTGATGCTGTTGCACATCTCAAAACCAACAAATCCCCTGGGACCGTTGATCTAAGTGCCGAATTATATCCACATTTTTCTGAAGACCTTGCCCCTTTTTTATTAGAGGTCTTTATTGAAAGCATAAAAAATGTCTCTCTGCCTACAACTCTTACTCAGGGCTTAACCACCCTTATGCCCAAACCCAACAAGGATCCTTTACTTCTTGATAATTGACGACCTATTTGCCTTCTTAATAACGATTATAAAATATTAGCCTTAGTGATTGctaaaagattaaaatcaaTTCTTCATTCAGTCATCACTCAATCAGGATTTATGAAAAAATCGACATATCACAAACAACATAAGACTTGTTCTTGATATCTTAGATTAttctgattttgtttctgataatggatttcttttatttttagacttCTATAAGACTTTTGACACTTCAAAGTCTAGAAAAGCTTGGATTTGGAAAGCTCTTTATATCGATTATCAAAACTCTGtatcaaaacaacaacagctctATTAAATTAAGGAATGGCTCCTCTCCTAGATTTAACATCAGCAGAGGAATCACACAGGGGTGTCCTGTCTCCCCCTAACTGTTTCTTTTGGTAGCTCAGCTTCTGGCAGATCATATTAAAACCAGTCCTCTTGCTGAAAAAGAACTTACCCTATCACAACTGGCTGATGACACTATAGTGTCATCAGCCACTATAGTGATTTGATTCTTGTCCTTTAAGAACAGGGTATACCCTGTTCTTAAAGGACAAGAATCAAATTTTATCCAAGTATTAAATCATTTCTCAAAAGCTTCTGGTCTGCATTTGAATCTAAAAAAATGTGAGATTATGGCAATTAAAGATTGCACTGTGACATCAATTGAAGGCATTCCGGTCAAAAACGAGGTTGTTTATTTAGGCATAACCATCACAAAGAACCAAAAAAATCGTAGCTCCTTAAAATTTGATCCCCtaattctaaaaagaaaaagaaaaatatgtaatcAGTGGTTGTTAAGGGATCTTTCACTATAGGTTGTATTCTACTTAGTAAGGCTGAAGGCATCTCTAGGCTCACTTATGCTGCTCAGGTTTTAGATCTTGATAAAAGCGCTGAAAAAGAAATTGACAAATTGCTCTTTAACTTTGTTTGGAGGAATAGGACCCATTACATTCGAAAATCTACTTTAATTAACTCAAATAAAAATGGAGGGCTTAACTATTTATCTTTCTCTACcttaaataacactttcaaGATAAATTGGATTTGCCAGTTCTTTGCATCTCAAACTTCTGTATAGAATACTATCCCTTATCACATTTTTTCTTAACTTGGGGGTTTAACCTTTTTCTTGGTTTGTAATTTTGATGTACATAAACTTCCTATCAAACTCTCCAATGTTCACtgccaggctttttttttttatcatgatcacTTATCTACAAACACAACTTTTCGCCTCACCGGTATTTCGTTTGGAATAATAAGGACATCCTCTACAAGAAAAGATCATTGTTTTTGGATTCGTGGTTCAGTCATAATATTATTCTGGTTGATCAACTGTTCGATGAAGGGGTTTCTCTCTAAATCTAACCTTCATATTTCTTCTGGAGAATACGCAAAGGTTTTTGGTGCTATTTCAACTGGGGTTGCATATTATTCAGACAGAGGCCAAGACTCAATTCTTCATCTCCTTCTCTGACTCCCATGGacttaatctcagaatatactttatattcgtaatatttttatttttgtaatattacgagtttattttcgtatccctttggcttcattctcctgactttattctcgtaaagaataaaaataattataagaatctCACTTgcccctattactccaggactaagatagttctgcaaactgtgactattctggaaatgttcccccttaattgtcataatatgaGGTTTTTcccataatattaccacttttgtcttttctttttgctttattctcctatgacttttttcctcatattagtaattttatctctttaatactccccccaaaaagtctgttgctaatctgtgtctataccgGGTCTTAAAAAGGttcacacggttttatgaaataatgaagaccacaatgtttagatttaacaaattgatttttatattcataacacacacacacacacacacacacacacacacacacacacacacacacatatatatatatatatatatatatatatatatatatatatatatatatatatatatatacacacacacacacacacatacatctaTAATCTAgacatatacttatatataaacacacctatttatttagaCTACTCAAAATCTATGCATGCCCATCGATCAAAACATCGATCAAAAGCCAATTTGGCTGCATatctctatcaattaatctttacatatgtttttacaaatatatgtaagctccatctatatctttcCATCTGAATACTTAACATATACACAGGGAACATAGACGTTTACTTTACTACTTTCTGctacatacaatatggcggtcaCGTTGACGTacaaacctgcgcccaatgaggCGTTTACAATTATAATGTCTATGACGAACCCAATCCAGTGTCTTAATGCCAAGCTCCACGGCCAATCACAAAGACCGAAACATCAATCGGAAGGCGCTTCCTGTAAAAAAAAGGTGACATGTTTTGGTTGTTACCAAAGAGTGGTAAGTACGATGTGGATACAATATGCATAATTTCCTCTCCACAATTCACCCCTATGAATTTTAATAGATCAGCACCCATTATCTTCACAAAATAGCTTAAAGTACTCAATCAGCCTTAAGCGTTGCCTTGTCTAGAGTTCAAAATGTTATAGTTTTCAAACGAACGCTGGAGCAAACGTTGGAAGCAGGTGCTCAAATCAAACGTACCCTGGAAGACCCGTGACCTAATATCGACCAATCAGCGAAGGTTATTGATGGAAGGAACCGGCTCCCGCCAATTCTAACTTGGGAGCGCGAGGCAGTGTGCGGGTGAGCAGAGGGAGGGAGAGCGTAGGATATGCGGAAAGACCCTTTGCTCTGCTTATGTGAAATAAAGTAGAATTACATGACGTGTAAATAGCAACGAGATATTAATTCGCGGCCCTTTTTCGCTGTTAGCGTTACTCTCGGCGGCGTGTTCACGTTATTCGGCTGCGGAACATTGTGAACGAAAAAGGCCCCGGTGTAGTAGTTGGGATGTTGGCGGCGGAAAACGCATCAGTGGACGGACATTTGGCAGTAGCGACCCCCCACAGAACAGGTAATACCTTCTCTTGAAAGCTTAAACGCTGGTAAAGCGTGCCTAGATGCAAGTTAGTGTATCATGAGCGAAGCCCCTTGTTCGTAATTGTGCTTTACCGACCAAACAAAGtaactaaaatatatttcttcGTGTCTGCTGCGCCGTGGTGACTGTGTCAACGTTACATTTGGTGTTCTCAAGCTTTCTAGTTTAACGTAAAGCTCTCGGTCGGTTTAGAAAAGTGATGTTTAGTTGTaactagttgttttttttacgcGTTTGAGGTGTCATTAACCTGGGATTGTGAACCTTATTCGCCACAGAGGACACATTTAAACGTCGCCGCCACGTTGTGTCTTTTGTCCCGTGGACCGTGTTTAATTGCTGTGATGCCTCTGAGGTGTTTTTAGTTGGGCAGTGCGGCCAAAGCTAGTCGCGTAGCATGGCCGGGAAGCTCAAAAGCTAGTGCGTCAGATGAAAGCTGCTCCAAACAACAGAGCTGTCAGAGCTCGTTTCTAGTTTCTGCTTCTGCACACGGCCGCTCCGATGACTGCGACGCCCCAGCGTGTCAAAGACGTCCTCTGCGGGGTATTGCTTTCTCTACCCAAGGCCTTTAGTGGTCCGAAGGGACAGCCGTCCATTTACCTGGTGCTGCCCACTGTGCAGACTCGACCCGGCTGGGCCTCTAGCACCCACTGACACTCAGCTTGGCGGGATCGTGAGCTGCTACACCCAGCCTCATATTGCACTGTTAGCACTCCGGTGTTACACGGGACTGTGACTTTTTAGAAATGCAGCGAGCCAGACCACTGGGTTACACGCATTTATGTCTGCAGAAAGCACCTGGTTATGGATGCACAGCTACAGTAAAGCCTGCTGACCGTGCAGGCATACGATGGAAAATGATTGAATACCTGGGGTGATTGCATATTTATCAACCTGTCGTTAAGGTTATAGTTGTTTTGAGTccttaaactgtatttttcttatttacacAGCTGTTAAAGCCATCGATGCGTTGGCAGATTGTTGTCTGTGTATTGCGTAGCCCGTAGTTTATATGCCTTCATTTCTAATCTGctaattttgtttccttttcagGCATGGATTGCAAATCAAGTAACAATGCCAACAAGAAACTTATCCAAggtaaaacagatttatttatctatttttacgTGGCTTTTTTCACAAGGTATCTTCAAATGTCAGCTCGATCCTGTAAAGTAAATCCTAAATCCAGCCAACGTTCATCACAAATGCTTGATGGCAGTTCTTCACAATTGGAACAATTTGGTGTGGACATTGAAAAgcttagtcttttttttttttttacttaaaaaatatcATTCATTAATCAATGAATTTTGGTTTagtatttaatcagattatctCGGTCTAATCGGTCATTTGGATCTGAGGAAATGTAAGTGATAGAATGACAGAATAATCAGTGTGTGTAGAGGAGCTCGACGCATTTTAGTATTAGTATTATccacacaaattaaaaaaatagttgaaaTTGACCGATGCAAAACGGAGCATTTTCCTCCAGTGATAAAGCTGAATAACTCCATGGAAAGGTGGAATAATACCAGTGAATTAAACTGTAAGAACAGTGTTAGAATTGGCCATGTGCATAAACCTTTATAGATGGAAACAGTGGCACTTTCACGTAACtatctattttgttttgctttctgctcCTTTGATTCCAGCTCGTCTCCCATTCAAGCGGCTGAGTGCCGAACCTAAAGAAAACCAGCCGCCAAAGCGCCCCTGTGCCCACGCCTGCCCCGGACCTGAAGCCCCAGACACCCAGAATGAAAACGAGGCGTCTCCTCTCTCTGAACGCAGCGGGCCGCCTCTGGTGAACGGCCGCGGCCCGCTCGATGGCTTCCTGAGGCGCAGGTGCCCTGCTTCCTCTGCGTTCTCGGACAGCAAAGTGGTCATCGATCTGACTGAGGACGAGGAATCCTCCCCTGTGAAGAGCGTCGCTTCTCCTGCTCAGGCCTCTTCTTGTCCCGCAGCAAAAAACAAGCCTCAGCGCAAAGACAGAACAGGCTCCTCTGGGAAACACAAGAGCGCTACTGACACTcctaaaaaacaaactcaagACTGTGCCTTAATTACCGAGgaagagctggaggaggaagaagaagaagaagatgatcACGCCACGTCAGTTTCAATGCTTGATACAACGCAGGATTCAGACAGCGAGCCAGGGGAGCAGGATGAGTCGGGGAACGTTTCCAGTTCGGGGAATAAGTCGATTCGGTCGCCCTCGTCGGTCAGCTCCATGTCTGAGAGCTCACCAGAAAACAGCAAGACCCGCGGCTCTACACCCAGCACTACATCTAACGTACGTACCAGGCCACCAGTGTCCCCTGGTTTTAAGGCTACCTACTTTCAACGCTGTAACATTGACTAGTATAAGCAttctaaaaaaaagctttaaaataatgcATCATTTATTGGCATTGCTCACAATGACTTACCGAAATGTGAAAAACGTAAGAGTTAAGTGCATTTCTAATTAGTAGGGGTGTAACGACACATCGATACATCGGTTAAAGGATTAGTGATACAATTAAATCGGTGCAAAAGGAAAATATCAATCCAAATCTTCAAGATgcgcctttattttgaaattcacaagaaatgagactatagtgaacaggtgatctattttatttttatttttttttattagaagaaCGCTGGAAGAGCTTAGatgcttagaaaaaaaatggtcaaatcatatttgttatttttttggtagTTGGTATCAGTGTTAGTAATAATGTTAGACGGATGGATATCATATCAATTTGATATCGCATCATGTCGTTCGCAGACTTGTGAATTAAGTTTATTGGAAGTCGTGTCATGACAGACTTTGTGATATCGGCAAACATCGCatcgtcatccaaacaaatcgtCATAACGTACCGTGGTGAAGCTGGTTGATTGACACCCGTAACCAATTAGACAAAAATAATGACTGAACATGAGGATGTTTATAAACCATTTTAGCACAAGAGTGCAATTTCTTCATTTCCGTTCTTAATGTCACAAGAATCTCTACAGCTGTAATTTGTGTGAGTAAAGCAACACATGAAATGTTTCTGCTTGTGTTTCAGGAGCCAAAGAGCCCCACCACCCCTAAGATACCAGCGGATCAGAAACAGATCAAGAGGCGCTCTTTGAAGGTGAGCCCCATGATGCTCAGGTCACACCGCATGATGGGCTACTTGTAACCGGATGAAGTCTAATTCGCTTATAGCGGTGTCTTGGTCTGGATAAATACGGAGGAACATTTGCATTTTCAGACTTTATCACATTTTTCCAATTTCCTAAATGAGAAAAGCCTAAATTTGTATAATTAAATTAGTCGAATGGGTTTGATGTGGCGGCCGAGCTTACTTAAAACTTGGGCtaaatgatttcaagaaaatatttgaGATTCTATAActgaaaatctaaataatatATGAAATATCCTCCTAATAATGGCAGCTGAGCAGCGCTTTGCTGTTTCAGTGTTGCATACGCTGGTGCTGTGTTGACGATGGCAGTTATGTTTgtgttaaaactatttttttctccgTCAGAGACCAGACATTAGAACCGGGAAAGCTGCTCCTGCTCTTGCTCAAGCTTTTGTTATGGCCAGAGTGAGGTGGTAGCATCATTAGGGACGTCATCCACCAAACCAAAATGTCAAAGGCCTCAAGTGCCAAACGCCTCCTAGTTCATCTTGGTGCTTGTTTAActtcagacaaacaaaacagtaaaagttAATGGGCATTAGTAAAGATCTGTGGATCTATTTCCTGGGTGGGTAGAGAACAGCAGATGTGTTAGGAAAGTTTTCCAAGGAGGACTTTGTCCAGCAacagattttaaattaattagaaCAACTCTGGACGAGTTTTGGTTGTTACCAAGATTTGAAACTTGAGACACATACTGGGTTATGAAAGccgaaacaaataaattaactgGATTAATTTATTGACTTATAAGAAACCTTTTATTCAGCCAAAAACCAGTTGATGGCGAATATGACCGTTTGATAATTTTAAGTGGTGTAATAATATTTGCCTTTTGAAATGAGAACATTCAGCAAGAAGACTTTGGAAACTTTTCCTGTTACAGCTGAATTCAGACCTTGAGTGGACTTATTCAAAATGTACTTGAGCACCAAACTAgttgatattttctttttttaaggtatATAGGCTTATGAGAATAATAACTGACATTTAAAACCATTCAGCTCACCTCAGGTAAATCTTAAGGGTTTTATAGTAATGAGCTTCGACTGACATTATTGGAATAAAAACCAGCGATAGTAATGTTCAGTGTTAATCACCACAGTCAACTTACTATTCACTGTagcttttgtttcatttacCATGAAAAGTTGTTCAGCATGACGTTGCTGTGAGAATTGAAATGCTTGAtcgctgttaaaaaaaacagctgttaatttattagaaacgcatcTTAATATAAACAATTGTTGGAACACACGATGGCAAGGAAAATGATAAACCCAATATTTTTGCTTTCCTGACCTGATTCCAGAGTTTACAAGAGCAAGAGGAGAGGATGCGTCTGCGACAGGAGAAGGAACGCCAGAAGGAGGAAGCCAAAGTTgcaaaggaaaagaagaaagaagaggCCCGCAAGCTTAAggaggagaaagaaagagaaaaacgcgagaaaagggaaaaagaggAGCGggaaaaacgagaaaaaaaggagaaggaggagaaggaaaAGGCAGAGAGGTTAAAAGCAAAAGAGGAGCTGAGGAAATCTAAGCTTGAGTAAGTACTGCAACGTGCCGGCTTTTTCTTTTCCGGTGTTGGTCAGAAATAGCATGTTCTGATGTTTGTCCACCTCAGGGCTAAGCTTGAGGAAAAACGCaagaaggaggaagagaagcGGATGAAGGAAGAAGAGAAACGGTTGAAAGAAGAGAAGGACGTAGGTTTTGGTTGAAGCCGGTATTTAAGCATTGCAGATGTGATCAAGCCGTTTAATATTTAACGTTTGGACTGTTTCCTTCTGGTTACAGCGGCTCAAAGCTGAGAAAGCAGAAATTACTCGGTTTCTACAGAAACCCAAAATCCAGCAGGCTCCTAAGGTTAGTAGGTCATGTTTGTTACAGGTGGTGTttcttttatgtgtgtgtgtgtgtgtgtgtgtgtgtgtgtgtgtgtgtgtgtgtgtgtgtgtgtgtgtgtgtgtgtgtagtttaaaccaaatatttacataccggttttggaccataaggcgtaccggattataaggcacactaaaTATTCATCCcaggtgtgtaatatcactcctcccCTCtgtgtacacagctctctcctgagagggagagctatccgtctgtcaggaggacagagtggtTGGAcaacactgccctgtttctaacataaggccaaaataaacgtaacttttacattgaattaacttacttggtttattgttgctagcgtgtactcTGGGCTTTGGCTTCCTCACATgtatgcacttctagtttagacattacagtcaggcagtcttgtagacagctcaggggtccaatcaggtagtgacacagtgtaccgtaaggctctgaatatccattcaGTGGAGCgacttcgttgctaaccaaagtcgtacttacacatctTAGCATTGAGCGCAccgtaccacataaaatcagtcagttgccacaacggtaatcatatataaggcgcaccatcaatatTTGAGAAACCTTTCACACCGTTCATCTGGCTGCATGATCCTGCTCTTTTATTTACATGAAACACATATTTATGTCCACGTTTAACACCTTGGCCGATGTCTTACACATAATGTTCTTCCCTCATCATGCCATCTATGTTTTCAATCTGCACCACAACACGAcattgttgcctccgttctttCAGAGTGGCTCCTTTTGTTCTGGGGGTGGAACAAAGGAGCACTGGCTTCTTCCtgtctgagtggcctttcaggcCATGTTGCTGCAGGACTTGTTTGCAAACATCTTCTCAAGGCTTTCTGCTTTTCTAATGTGGCTGATATGAACATTTAGCACCAACTTTTTCATCTCAAGGACTCAAAGCCCGTCTTCCTCCTGAACCGTATGATGGCTGAGCAATCCTGGTCTTCACAGTTGGATATTTAACTGAACACATAAACTGAGTCTCTTCGGGGTTAAAGGATGAAACACAATGATCcaaaattctctttttttgtatattggcttatttttttgtttatatcacacaattaaacagtttttttcggTGTTGTCTTAAATAGATTCAAAACTGCTCCATAAATGATCTCAGATATTGTGATGTTGTCTAAAGATGGCGACAAAGCCATGTCACCATCATCATCTGTGCCTTCTCTCCTTAAAGGCTCCTAATCTtgatgtaaacttctgactttgAAGAAACTAACACATTCTCAttaactattttgttttttatcacatagaattttttttgttaatcctAACTGATCTAACATGTTCTTGACTGATTTATTGTCAGTGAGAAGGGACAAAAAGTCCTTTTTTATAAAAGCCTACATAGGGAAATATCTGAGAACTGTGTTTCTTAAcacaagaatttatttttaacacaggAGTTTATTAAAACTACTTAGTTGGTGCACCCTTATGTTACAGTAATATAAATTACTGCAGCTTCTGCGTCGTGTCTTAACCGCATTAATCTGAAATGCACTTCCTGTTCATCTGTACTTGGTCACCTATTAATCTGCGACGGTAgcttggtttatttctgtccctTCGTCCTTTCAGACTCTTGCAGCTGCGTGTGGGAAGTTCGCTCCGTttgaaatcaaagaaaacatgtcCCTGGCGCCTCTGTGCCGGGTTCAGTGTGAGGACTtggttctggaggagctggaccGGTGTTTGTTGAGCCCTGCTGAAAACTCCAACGCACTGAAAGACTGGATCGGCCGGACACCCAGACGGTCAGGACCCACTGAGCGCAGACAGGCGGACCCACTCAGGTGAGACTGGAAACACTGAGATGCCTGAAGATTTATATCAGGATAAAATGATAATGCTATTTATACAGAGGGTTTATTTCTTAGTTTAATAGCTTGTTGTGCTTAATCTGTGGAAACATTAAGGAGAACATTTTGGCCCCATCAAACACTAGTTATGTTTATAAGGACACATATACTCGGAGGTAAGGGCCGATCAGAAT
The Fundulus heteroclitus isolate FHET01 chromosome 9, MU-UCD_Fhet_4.1, whole genome shotgun sequence genome window above contains:
- the chaf1a gene encoding chromatin assembly factor 1 subunit A, giving the protein MLAAENASVDGHLAVATPHRTGMDCKSSNNANKKLIQARLPFKRLSAEPKENQPPKRPCAHACPGPEAPDTQNENEASPLSERSGPPLVNGRGPLDGFLRRRCPASSAFSDSKVVIDLTEDEESSPVKSVASPAQASSCPAAKNKPQRKDRTGSSGKHKSATDTPKKQTQDCALITEEELEEEEEEEDDHATSVSMLDTTQDSDSEPGEQDESGNVSSSGNKSIRSPSSVSSMSESSPENSKTRGSTPSTTSNEPKSPTTPKIPADQKQIKRRSLKSLQEQEERMRLRQEKERQKEEAKVAKEKKKEEARKLKEEKEREKREKREKEEREKREKKEKEEKEKAERLKAKEELRKSKLEAKLEEKRKKEEEKRMKEEEKRLKEEKDRLKAEKAEITRFLQKPKIQQAPKTLAAACGKFAPFEIKENMSLAPLCRVQCEDLVLEELDRCLLSPAENSNALKDWIGRTPRRSGPTERRQADPLSDCIAMEASKPDGTPDRKRYGPMKLLQFHENYRPAYWGTWRKKSSHISPRCPLRQDKDLLDYEVDSDEEWEEEEPGESLSHSEGEEEEEGGEDDDEEDDGFLVPHGYLSDDEGALEEEDGGDLEKQKLRQKLKAREWDELMSSKKKMKVLEAVVRGCVWEDEGLAQEPFQPFAVCLIEPLPTVDNSPTPEELLQKGQREERLLGQLLPLLHGNPNSRKVIITEFQEFCRQQSCSSSSPSKLSSPQSPPENIPSRVHLKRLIGSNAVYEKRSSYKRCCWYVHAEVLSRFGQEALPVPCKWTYLTSGAREESREEPQAAAGPQGNSPPTPHAASAQSSASKRKSTGSMSITKFMKRCNDPERAEAAETDGFQADTEDDYDEDCVIISTSSGSKKGNPSSEEDCLMDANPSETAAVPVVTSASTPPTA